The window TCGAGTGCCAGCATAAATGCCATTGCGGCATCCTGTACATGGAGTACCGGGCGCCAAGGAGTCCCATCGCTTTTTATCTCTATCACCCCCGCTGTATACGCAGATCCCGTTAAACTATTCAGCACAATGTCAGAGCGCAGATACGGACTTACGCCGAATACCGTAGACGGACGAAGCACCGTAACAATAAAATCATCCGACGCAAGAGCGCGGATTGCTTCTTCCGCTCTCCATTTTGTATCCGCATATGCTGTCAACGGATGCTTTGAGCTCTTATCTTCGTCAAGCTCTTCAACGCTTTCAGATATGCCATACATGCTTTGTGAAGACGAAAATACAAAACGCTTAACGCCCGCGTTTTTTGCACATACCGCAAGATGCGCCGTTCCTTTAAAATTAATGTCTTCTGTTAAAGACGGATTCAAGTCGCCCAACGGATCGTTTGAAAGGGCAGCAAGATGAATGACGGCATCCATATCCGCAAGGTCCTGAGCTGTAAGAGCGCGAATATCTTTGCGCAAAAAAACAATATCAAAAGGCGTGCCGTCAAGCCGGCATTCTTCGTAATATCCTATATCACACCCAGTCACCTCGTGCCCGCGCCCCTGTAGCAGAGGAACAAGCACAGAACCAATATAGCCGAGATGTCCGGTCACAAATACTCGCATGCAAATAAACTATAAAATAAATATCGCATTTGCGCTAATTGCACATCTATTGTAAAATATGTATGCTACTTTTATTGAATATGGACAAATCATCAATAGAAACATTTCTCGCCCATATGAATAACGGCATTACCAATGCGTCTTTTACGGACGCACATGGTAACGCATTTCCTTACGATAAAGCGCTTGGAGAAATAGCTGCTTTGTTCAAACATACAGCAGATACGGAGAAGAAACTGATATTTGTAGGAAATGGCGGGAGTGCCGCTATCGCAAGCCACATGGCGCAAGACTACACAAAAATAGGCGGTATCCGTGCCGTATGCTTCAATGACCCGTCTCTTATGAGCTGCTTTGGGAACGACTATTCATTTGAAGATATGTTTGCGAAGGCAATAGAGTTCTACGCCGACCAAGGCGACACTGTTATTGCTATTTCTTCTTCGGGGTCATCAAAAAACATTATTAACGCGGCAAAAACAGCAAAGGTTAATGGATGCGCTGTCGTAACTCTTTCCGGTTTTGATAAAAAAAATCCCCTCTTTGCATTGGGGACGCTCAATATTCATATTCCTACACAAACATACGGCACCACCGAAACTGCTCATGGTCTTTTTCTGCACGCAATCCTTGATCACCTTGCAGACAATCTCCCCCACAATTAATATCATTCGTCGTTATAGACAATAAGGCTCCCGGTGCGCTCAAATCGAAAATGCATCTCCCGCAATCCCGAAAGCGCCTTGCGCACATGTGCGTGATGTTCGGGTTCGCAATACAAAAGCAAAAATCCGCCCCCGCCGGAACCTAGAATCTTCCCCCCGCTTGCGCCCGCCGCACGAGCTTTTTCATAAAATGAGTCTATCATCGCATTTGATATCTGGCTTGCGAGATTGCGCTTGTGCATCCAATTTTCATGAAGCGCCTGCCCGAGCGTCATGCGACCGGACCGCAGGTCCTCTTGTGTTTCTTGGGCAAGACAAACCATCGCCTGCAACATAGACATATTTTGAGATGTGCGCTTTTTTTGTTCGTTAAGCACAACGCTTGATTTTGTATCGGTCCCCGTATGGAACAGAAGGAGATTGCTTTCAAGTATCGCATGTATGTCCGGGGATACAGGCACCGTCACTACATCAACGCGCTCATCTGGATAAAATTGCATATAATTAAGGCGTCCGAAAGCTGCTGCGTATTGATCTTGCTTCCCCGCAGGTCGCCCTAAAATATCAATTTCTACCCGGCACGCATCCTCTGCTAGCTTGCGAGGCGTTACCGGTATTTTCTTGAACGCCGCAAGCGCGTGCAACACTCCAACGGCTAAACTACTTGAAGCGCCGAGACCGGTTCCCACTCCGCGCAACGGCAAATCCGAAACTACGACCACCTCAATGCCGCCTGTAATGCCGTACAATGTGAGAGCCTCCCTGATGATGTCGTGCCGTACCTGGCTTACATGTGCCACTATCTCATTTTGAGAGTAACTAACGCGAACTTCATCGCCAAATTTTCTATTGACGATGACATAGACATATTTATCGATAGCGGTACTTACTACGCTCCCCGCTCTATGCGTATAAAACTCTTTGAAATCAGTTCCTCCCCCGACAAAACTTATCCGGAAGGGTGTTCGTGAAATAATCATACAAATTAGTAATGTTTGCGTGACCAGTCATAGGGTATCTCCCCGGAAAGCGGATCTATCCGCGTGTAGCGAATATCCGGATTATGCGGCTCAGAAGCAATGTTACACATAATAGAAAAAGGCGCGGCTATCCCTTTTGAAGCATTTGCGATACCGGGAGGAATATGGACGAGGCAATAATTATCATCACCGAAATATACTTCTTCAAATTGCCTATAGGTCGGTGAATCCGGGCGCATATCATGCAGCACAAGCTTTACCGCCCCATGGATGCAAATATAATTCAATATCAAAGACTCATGGACATGCCACCCATTAATGATATCTTTATATAATTTTTTAAAATACACTTCACCAAAATCATTCAATATCGTATCTTTCCGGACGCCATGCATAATAGCGCCCCGCTCGTCGGGGAATTTTTTTAAAGAAATTATACGCACTCCTTCTATCATGGTGTGTTTATTATATCCTATTTTATAAGCCGAGGCATGCCGGGCAACGGAACATAATACGATCCCCGATATCCGTATATTTTTTTTACATACTCCATTATTTCATCGGCAAAATTCCACCCCAAAAGAATGATGCAGGACGGATCTTCTGCCATAGCTTTTTCGGGCGAAGTAATCGGTATATGCGTTCCTGCGGTATATAGTCCTTGCTTTAATGGATTCGCATCCGCGATAACAGCAATTACCGTATCATCAATGTCACAAAAATTCAATAATGTAGAACTGCGAGCAGACGCGCCGTACCCCACTACACGCTCTCCTTTTTTCTTCATATCAAAAAGTGTTTCCCTTATGGCATCCCGATGGACACACGAGCGTTCACGAAACATCTCCCAAGCAGGATAATTATTTATTCCTTTTTCTGTTTCGCGGCTTCGATATACGCGCAACGCGTCAGTTTCAGCAACGCTCTTTTTTGCGGCATACACAACCAATGAGCCGCCGCTTATCGGACTTTCAAACACATCATATACAAACAAGCCGTTATCACGGAGTAGCCGCTCCATCGTGCGTAGCGTAAAGTAACACAAATGCTCATGATAAATAGAATCATAGTGCAATTCCTCAAGAATGGTGCCCGCATAATGGAATTCTATTGCGCATACAGCGTCTTCATTCATAATGGCCCGGACACCTCTCACAAAATCAACGGTATTCACCACATGCGGCAGAACATTCCGGGCAAACACAAAAGAAGCTGGGCCTTCTCTTTTTAGAAGTCCACGAACATATGTTTCACCGAAAAATTCCGCTTCCGTAGGAATGCCGTCCTTGTTTGCCTGCGCGACGATATTCTTGGCGGGATCAACCCCCAGGACTGCGTGACCGTTCCTCTGAAACGGCAAAAGAAATGTTCCGTCATTGCTTGCAATCTCCAACACATATCCGGTGTGTGTTCCTGGTACGCGCGATTTATATTCGCGATAAAATGTCTCCGCATGCTCGTGGGCACGTTTTGAGGTGCCCGTTACCCACACATATTCAGAAAATAATTCTTTTGGGTCCGCTGTGTAGCCAAGCTGAACAAGACTGCATGCCGTGCAATACACAAGAGCGAGCGGATACAGCACCTCCTCCTGATCTTTTGTCTTGCGAAGCGCGTTTGCATACGGCTGCTTCCCCAGATCAAAAAATTGCTTTAGTTCGGCTGAACCGCAAACCCTGCATGTGACATCGTTCATATTATCGCTTTTTTACTAATAATTCTATTTCACGAGCGGCAACCGTCCCCGCGGAATATTCCGTTCCACGCGGCCATATGAACTGGGAAATAAATCTTTTTCTCTGTCGGTCATACGAATTTTTATGCTCCATAATATCTTCAATGACGCACAATAATTCGTCCTCATTCTTTGCGATAGGAGTTGCTTGGTGCGATAAAAGATTACGAAAATGCAAAGATGCATTTTGGGTTTCTTCGTATTGTTGCGGCATAAATGTAATCACGGGCTTGCCAAGCGCCATTGCGTCAAGCATAGCGCTTGTATTCACGCCAACAATAGCATCCGCGAAAAAAACGCTGTCGGCAAACAAAGAAGCAGCGGCTTCTTTTTCCGGAAGTTGCGCGTCTTTCTGAAGCGTAACATTCGGCAAAGAAAGATGCTCGAATGGATGGATATTCGCTGGATGCGGGCGGATAATTATATGGGCATCCTGAAGCGCGCGTTTTTTTGATTGGCGAAGACGAGAAGCGATTTTTTTAATGACCCATGATTCGTCACGCGCAATGTTTTTTGATGAACCAAGATACAATATGACCGGGCACTTGTTATTAAAACCATACCGTTGACAAAATGCCGCGCGGGATTCGGATGGCTTCCGCCGTACAAGCCATTGGTCAAAGAGTGGCGAGCCTGTAATACGTATACGCTCCTTGGGAACGGCGTGATGCGTTATTGCCTCCCGCATATGTTCTTCGTTCCACGCCAAAAGAAGGTCGGGAATAACGTGAATAAGCCCGCGCACCGTCAAATTATCCCAGGACATTACTGGAAGAACCGTGGGAATACCAAGCGCCCGCGCGGCTTTTAAAAACTCCGTATCGGCGCTTGAATTTCTCATGTTGCCCGGAGCGCCAATAACAACATCCGGCTTATAGTCCCTCAAAAATGCCGATATGCCGGCATCCGGCGGCACAAAATGTTCAGGAATGCGCAACAATGCGCCCGCCACACGCGTTTTAAAAAACGTATTGAGCAAAGAATTTTTATTGCGTAAAAAATTCCTGATGTTTCTCGGTAACGCTTTTTCGATCCAATCTGTGCGCCAATGGTCTGCTTGCTCCGCGACCACAAGATATTTCCGATAACTTAGAAAGTCTCTCGCGGGAAATAAAATGCTCGTCCACCTGTCACTTCTGCTCGGAATGGTCGCGTAACTGCATAAAGGATTATTTTCCACATAGGCGGCCACAACATCAAACGATTCCGTTTTATTTTTTGCCGCATCAAAAAGAATATGCACGGCATGTCCCCGCGCGCATAACTCGTCTATAATACTCTTATAGTAATGAAACAAAAGCGCCCACCGAACAACAAAGAGGACTTTCATTGTTTTATTTTTCAGGATTGATAATGGCAAGACGCATCATAGCGAGCGTGGGATTGCGTAAACCAAATACCGACCGCGTTTCGTGATGAAACTCATCAATACTATAAATGACAACATTATCATCCGGACGGTACGGGAAAAATAACGGATTATTATGCGAAATGTCTCCATTTTTTTCACGTACGGCCAAAATATAATTAACGTTATAAAATACCGAATGCGCTTTCCCGGCACGATATATATGCTCAATATATTTTCGGATATCGGACTGCCGCATCTCGCTAAACGACCAAAAATTAAAACTAGCGTCAAAAAATGAATCAGGAAGCATACCTGCCTGCTCCGGGGTCAATAAATATACTGTACGCGTTGCATCAAAGTTTTTTATTTGGTGGGGGTAGACAATGTCCCAATCGGTGTATTTTATAAATTGGAAAGCGGCATGTCCCAACATTTCCGGGAGGTCGACAATAACATATCTCTCTATTGGGAATTCTTTTATACAAAACAACGCAAATCCTCCCGCGCCCGCGCCAATCTCAAGCACAGAACGCATGCCATGAGGAAAGAGCTGTTGTTGCTTGCGCTTAAGGACTTTCATGTACCAAAAGTATCGCGCCTGCGACATTGCCGACTCAACATCAAACGACGCAAGAAAATCCTTATACTCCGGATACAGTCCCCTTCTCCACAAAAAATAAAGGGCTCGTGCGTGTTCGTGATAACCTTCTCCCAGCAACGAAAATTGCAATCGCGCCAACTTCGCGAATACTTTTAATGAAGCGAATCTCGCGTAATCCAAAAAAGAAATCTTGCCTTTTCTAAAACCAAACGAGTGCTTTTCTCGTCCTTCCACCCTCCTTTCCGCCAGCCGGACCCAATCTTTCTTTGTGGCGTCTATTTTATATCCTTCAATCTGATTGCCCCAAAAATTTGAAATGTTTTGGGATTTCGCCGATATAAGGAGAAATTCTTTTAGTTGCTCAAATCTATTATCCATATCATTAACTCAACCCGCCATCCCATATATATTGTCGTTTGAATGGCTGTCCTTTTATTTTTTTTAGAAAACGATTCCAATAAACCCTACCGCACCGAAATATAGAAAATCTTTGCGCATACTCTTTTATCCGATAACGCACATAAAAAGAAAATGAACAATGTTCCCGTGCCGCCTCTAAGCGGTGTTGCGCGTGGCGTTTTGCGTGCTTCTGGGTGGTGCTTGCCTCATCAATGGTGTGCTCAAATAATCGTACGCGTAAAAATTTAACGACTCCGCCCCGCGCAATACTTTGCGCTATAAAAGCGATGTCTGCCGCCCAGCCAACAGGATGGAGCCCTATCTTTGCGAATGAACTCCGTCGTACAATAGTTCCTGACCCGCACGCCTTATGGCGAAACGGGTCTTCGGGACGAGAACCGTAACGCACCCCCGGAGGAACATAAAAAGGGATGGCGCGTCTCCCGTACCACGAAAACCCCCCGCACACCAATACATCAATGGCGGGGTTGCCGTCCATCACCGCTATTGCTTGCTCTAGGGCATTTTTGTTTATGACGCTATCTCCGGATAAAAGCAGTGTGTATTTCCCTTGAGCCAGCAAAACTCCTTTGTTCGTTGCGTGCGCCCCGCACACATCCTCCTCCGATAGAAAGATGTGTATGTCTTGGTGATGTTTTTTGATTACCTCCTTTGTATTGTCGTTGGACGCGCCGTCTATAACCAGTAATTCATCTGCGTCGGTTATGAATTCCTTGGCGCGCTGGATTGCATATTCAAGCTCAGATGCATTATTTTTCGTTATTAAAATGAACGACATCCGCTTGCGCGGGATGCTGTCAAATGTAAAAAATGTGTTCATTTCTTGCTGCGTGCCGATACGCATAATTCAGTATATATTTTATAATTTTGTCAAGCAAGATAAATAAAAACACACGAGGTCTCACCTCGTGTGTCAAATTGGTTATGCGGCATGATTTTTTTCATACCACTTTATTGTCTTTGCTATGCCTTCTTTCAGCGATATTGCGGGCTTCCAGCCGTATACGGATACGCGCGACGTATCAAGAATGCGCATCGCATCCCCTGTCGGTTTTTCGGTATCCCACACTATGGTGGGTTTCTCGGGCAGGCACGAAATAATAACCTCAACAAGCTCCCGTATTGAAACACCTACCCCGCTTCCGATATTTACCGGCTTGGTGATACCATGTTCCGCGACAAAAAGCATGCCGCGCGCAACATCATCCGCATAAATAAAATCACGGACAGCGGAACCATCGCCCCATACAACAAAGGGGCCTTCGCCCGACATCGCGCGCGCGATCAAAGACGGTATTACCATGGCTGATTCGGGGTCAAAGGTGTCATGCGGCCCGTATACATTCGCGGGGCGCACTATTGATATTGCGTTCCACCCGTATTCTTTCCCATAGGCTTCTGCCTGTAATTCCCCCATGCGCTTTGCCCAGCCCGCAAACTTGTCGTGTTCTGACGGAAATGTATGCCATACGCTATCTTCCTGCATTACTGCAGATGGTGCGTATACGCCCACCGTGCTCGTATACAGAAATCCGGACACGCCTTTAAGCCGCGCCGCTTCCATAAGATTCGTATTGAATTGAATATGCGATACAAACACGCGTGCGGGGTGCTCCTTCATAAACAACGGTGAGCCTTTTACGCAAAGAAGATTAAACACATAATCCATTTCTGCGCATACTTTCAGGCACGCTTCAAACGAACGAAGGTCCGTTTGAACGAATGCGGCATCAGAATGCGCGCGTGACGGATCATCAAGAGAAGCCACCGTAACATTCGCGCCTTTTTCTATCAGCATCCGCACAAGCGGTGTGCCGATAAGACCGGTACCGCCCGCAACTAATACGTTCTTGCCCGTAAAATCAAATTTCATCGTCCTCTCCCCGGGCTTCGAAATATCTTTCCCAGACGGTCCTTTTCATTATGATCGTCAAAAAGCGGGAATACGCGAGGTCTTCGTAATGCAATGCGTCTTCGCTGTGCATTCTTGCCCTCTACAAAGTCAACACCCGGCGGAAGATATGTGATAAGCATCAAGGGCCTGTCTCTGTCGGAAATATTCGGGTACGAGCCGTGAACGGTGTTTCCGTGCAATATAAAGATAGAGCCCCGTTTCAAGCATACGAGCGTTTCCTCGTAATGTTCGGGGATCTGTACTTTATTTCCGACTGCTGCGCGCTCACGGAATGTCGGAGTCGGCTCCGCTTCAAGAAGCGGCTCGACATGCGAACCCGGATATACATACAATGCCCCGTTCTCTTTGTCCTGGTCGGTTAACGCGATACCAACGGTAATGTACTGCCCCCAACGAGCGCGAGGATACGTATTATCCTGATGCGGATTCCATGGTTGTTCCTGAAAAGAAGTCCCTGCCTTTTTGAAATTAAAGTGCGTATGCGTTACTTCTACCGGGGCGTC is drawn from Candidatus Niyogibacteria bacterium CG10_big_fil_rev_8_21_14_0_10_46_36 and contains these coding sequences:
- a CDS encoding GHMP kinase translates to MIISRTPFRISFVGGGTDFKEFYTHRAGSVVSTAIDKYVYVIVNRKFGDEVRVSYSQNEIVAHVSQVRHDIIREALTLYGITGGIEVVVVSDLPLRGVGTGLGASSSLAVGVLHALAAFKKIPVTPRKLAEDACRVEIDILGRPAGKQDQYAAAFGRLNYMQFYPDERVDVVTVPVSPDIHAILESNLLLFHTGTDTKSSVVLNEQKKRTSQNMSMLQAMVCLAQETQEDLRSGRMTLGQALHENWMHKRNLASQISNAMIDSFYEKARAAGASGGKILGSGGGGFLLLYCEPEHHAHVRKALSGLREMHFRFERTGSLIVYNDE
- a CDS encoding phosphoheptose isomerase, whose translation is MLLLLNMDKSSIETFLAHMNNGITNASFTDAHGNAFPYDKALGEIAALFKHTADTEKKLIFVGNGGSAAIASHMAQDYTKIGGIRAVCFNDPSLMSCFGNDYSFEDMFAKAIEFYADQGDTVIAISSSGSSKNIINAAKTAKVNGCAVVTLSGFDKKNPLFALGTLNIHIPTQTYGTTETAHGLFLHAILDHLADNLPHN
- a CDS encoding dTDP-4-dehydrorhamnose 3,5-epimerase; protein product: MIEGVRIISLKKFPDERGAIMHGVRKDTILNDFGEVYFKKLYKDIINGWHVHESLILNYICIHGAVKLVLHDMRPDSPTYRQFEEVYFGDDNYCLVHIPPGIANASKGIAAPFSIMCNIASEPHNPDIRYTRIDPLSGEIPYDWSRKHY
- a CDS encoding NAD-dependent epimerase/dehydratase — protein: MRVFVTGHLGYIGSVLVPLLQGRGHEVTGCDIGYYEECRLDGTPFDIVFLRKDIRALTAQDLADMDAVIHLAALSNDPLGDLNPSLTEDINFKGTAHLAVCAKNAGVKRFVFSSSQSMYGISESVEELDEDKSSKHPLTAYADTKWRAEEAIRALASDDFIVTVLRPSTVFGVSPYLRSDIVLNSLTGSAYTAGVIEIKSDGTPWRPVLHVQDAAMAFMLALEAPADIVQKQAFHVGYPHGNYTVREIAEAVQKAVPKSKVTYTGEHGSDARTYKISFKKFYNAFGDRFAPQWTMQKGAEELVSFFGRIGFTEDDFRGRRTNRLLQIKHLLDTKRVNAQLEWI